A section of the Rhizobium sp. SSA_523 genome encodes:
- a CDS encoding purine-nucleoside phosphorylase, translated as MRSVIDLLVDRLDGLMPRHAIVLGSGLGPLVAAVEDPVRIAYSELPGFPMSGVTGHAGELVAGRLGRHPVIMLSGRAHYYEHGDAAAMRFPIEVLHGIGVQSLILTNSAGSLRADMPPGSVMQISDHINYSGMNPLIGESGDRRFVGLTTAYDADLALAIRNAAERTGRMLYRGVYMWFSGPSFETPAEIRMARTLGADAVGMSTVPEVILARYVGLKVASCSVITNFGAGMTGIEQSHDETKEMAPRGGEVLAAILKDLFAQDHLT; from the coding sequence ATGAGATCGGTCATCGATCTTCTCGTCGATCGTCTGGACGGCTTGATGCCGCGCCATGCCATCGTGCTCGGCTCCGGCCTCGGCCCCCTGGTTGCCGCGGTCGAGGATCCGGTCCGCATCGCCTATAGCGAACTGCCGGGCTTTCCGATGAGCGGCGTCACCGGCCATGCCGGCGAACTTGTGGCGGGACGGCTGGGGCGACATCCGGTCATCATGCTGTCGGGTCGGGCGCATTACTACGAGCATGGTGACGCGGCAGCCATGCGGTTTCCCATAGAAGTGCTGCACGGGATCGGCGTTCAGTCGCTGATCCTGACCAATTCCGCCGGCTCGCTGCGGGCGGATATGCCGCCGGGATCGGTGATGCAGATTTCGGACCACATCAACTATTCCGGCATGAATCCCCTGATCGGCGAAAGCGGCGATCGCCGGTTCGTCGGCCTCACCACGGCCTATGATGCCGATCTGGCGCTTGCCATCCGCAATGCTGCCGAGCGGACGGGCCGCATGCTGTATCGGGGCGTTTATATGTGGTTCTCCGGACCGAGTTTCGAGACGCCGGCGGAAATCCGCATGGCGCGAACGCTCGGGGCGGATGCGGTCGGCATGTCGACAGTGCCGGAGGTGATCCTCGCCCGCTATGTCGGGTTGAAGGTTGCCTCCTGTTCCGTCATCACCAATTTCGGTGCCGGAATGACGGGCATCGAACAATCGCATGACGAGACCAAGGAAATGGCACCGCGGGGCGGGGAGGTTCTGGCAGCAATCCTCAAGGACCTGTTCGCCCAGGACCACCTGACCTGA
- a CDS encoding BMP family ABC transporter substrate-binding protein has translation MKKSFLTLFATLALSTTALAADVKPALVYGTGGKFDKSFNEAAYQGAEKFKQETGTDYRDFEPTSDTQGEQAIRNFASRGFNPVVAVSFAWTSAMEKVAAEFPDTKFVIVDSVVELPNVRSVVYKEEEGSYLVGVLAGMASKTHKVGFIGGMDIPLIRKFACGYAQGAKAADAKIEVLQNMTGTTGAAWNDPVRGGELTKNQIDQGADVIYAAAGATGLGVLQTAADNKKLSIGVDSNQNHLHPGSVLTSMVKRVDLAVYNAYKDTAADTFTAGIQANGVKEDGVGYAVDENNEKLITPEMKAAVEKAKADIVSGAVNVHDYMSDNSCPM, from the coding sequence ATGAAGAAATCCTTTTTGACACTCTTTGCCACTCTGGCACTCTCCACCACGGCTCTGGCTGCGGATGTCAAGCCGGCCCTGGTCTATGGCACGGGCGGCAAATTCGACAAATCCTTCAACGAGGCGGCCTATCAGGGTGCTGAGAAGTTCAAGCAGGAAACCGGCACCGATTACCGCGACTTCGAACCCACCAGCGATACGCAGGGCGAGCAGGCGATCCGCAACTTCGCCTCGCGCGGCTTCAATCCGGTCGTCGCCGTCTCCTTCGCCTGGACATCGGCCATGGAAAAGGTCGCAGCCGAATTCCCCGATACGAAATTCGTGATCGTCGATTCGGTCGTTGAACTGCCGAATGTCCGTTCGGTCGTCTACAAGGAAGAAGAGGGCTCCTATCTCGTCGGCGTGCTCGCAGGCATGGCCTCGAAAACCCACAAGGTCGGCTTCATCGGCGGCATGGACATCCCGCTGATCCGCAAATTCGCCTGCGGCTACGCGCAAGGGGCCAAGGCGGCCGATGCCAAGATCGAAGTTCTCCAGAACATGACCGGCACGACCGGTGCAGCCTGGAACGATCCCGTTCGCGGCGGCGAATTGACCAAGAACCAGATCGACCAGGGCGCGGATGTCATCTATGCGGCAGCCGGCGCAACCGGCCTTGGCGTTCTGCAGACCGCGGCGGATAACAAGAAGCTCTCCATCGGCGTCGATTCCAACCAGAACCACCTGCATCCGGGCTCCGTCCTGACCTCGATGGTCAAGCGCGTCGATCTGGCCGTCTACAACGCCTACAAGGATACGGCTGCCGATACGTTCACGGCCGGCATCCAGGCCAATGGCGTCAAGGAAGACGGTGTTGGCTATGCGGTGGACGAGAACAACGAGAAGCTGATCACGCCCGAAATGAAGGCCGCCGTCGAAAAGGCCAAGGCAGACATCGTCTCGGGTGCCGTCAACGTGCATGACTACATGTCGGACAATAGCTGCCCGATGTAA
- a CDS encoding TIGR02281 family clan AA aspartic protease — translation MLRLLLLTMFVAALASQIPALLGLTNVEQPVVADTDARPAGKAGGTPPSSPTDGGATIVLPVDPRGHFVSTFRFNGKPVEGMIDTGATAVAINESLARRLGYTANSLDYRFTSRTANGEAKYALILLDRVEIDGIRVSKVEAAVLKDTSLSGTLVGMSFLKRLSSFRVEGDKLYLTR, via the coding sequence ATGCTGCGCTTGCTGCTGCTGACCATGTTCGTTGCCGCATTGGCCTCACAGATCCCGGCGCTGCTGGGCCTGACGAATGTCGAACAGCCGGTCGTCGCGGATACCGATGCCCGTCCCGCCGGTAAAGCAGGCGGGACACCCCCGAGCAGCCCGACGGACGGCGGCGCGACCATTGTTCTTCCCGTCGATCCGCGCGGCCACTTTGTCAGCACCTTCCGGTTTAACGGGAAGCCGGTCGAGGGCATGATCGATACGGGTGCGACCGCCGTTGCCATCAACGAATCCCTGGCTCGGCGCCTTGGCTACACGGCCAACAGCCTGGACTACCGCTTCACGTCGAGGACGGCGAACGGCGAGGCGAAATATGCCTTGATCCTTCTGGATCGTGTCGAGATCGACGGGATCCGCGTCTCCAAGGTCGAAGCCGCGGTGCTCAAGGATACGTCTTTGTCCGGGACCCTGGTCGGCATGAGCTTTCTCAAGCGCTTGTCATCCTTCAGGGTCGAAGGCGACAAGCTCTATCTCACCCGATGA
- a CDS encoding cytidine deaminase produces the protein MSEDLFKAARSAMERAYAPYSKFPVGAAIRAEDGQIYVGANIENLSFPQGWCAEPTAIGNMIMGGGRRIVEMAVIAEKLSCCPPCGGCRQKIAEFADRHTRVYLCDEAGVQKTLTMDELLPLAFQTDVIG, from the coding sequence ATGTCTGAGGACCTGTTCAAGGCCGCCCGCTCGGCCATGGAACGCGCTTATGCGCCCTATTCCAAATTCCCCGTCGGCGCAGCCATTCGCGCCGAGGACGGGCAGATCTATGTCGGCGCCAATATCGAAAACCTGTCCTTCCCGCAGGGCTGGTGCGCCGAACCGACGGCGATCGGCAATATGATCATGGGTGGCGGCAGGCGGATCGTCGAAATGGCGGTGATTGCGGAAAAGCTGAGCTGTTGTCCGCCCTGCGGCGGTTGCCGGCAGAAGATTGCCGAATTCGCCGACCGCCATACCCGTGTCTATCTGTGCGACGAAGCGGGCGTGCAGAAAACGCTGACTATGGACGAACTCCTTCCGCTTGCCTTCCAGACGGATGTGATCGGATGA
- the deoA gene encoding thymidine phosphorylase has translation MIPQEIIRRKRDGIALSTEDIRAFIEAMTAERVSEGQVAALAMAIYFQGMSREETIALTLAMRDSGDVLSWQDIGRPICDKHSTGGVGDNVSLMLAPIVAACGLAVPMISGRGLGHTGGTLDKLSAIPGYQIMPGEDLFRRTVREVGCAIIGQTGDLAPADKRLYAIRDVTATVESIPLITASILSKKLAAGLETLVLDVKFGNGAFMQRQADAQDLATSLVEVAKGAGLRTSALLTDMNEPLADAAGNALEVQHCLDLLQGRKGGTRAESATLALAAEMLLQSGLVDSIETGRERARDALLSGRALEVFSRMVEALGGPADFVRNAADYLPRAPYVTAVAAPQSGYLQSCDTRGLGLAVVELGGGRRLASDDIDPRVGLDRILPLGTRVENGQPIAFVHAAERQAGEQVAKRVAALYQIGDTAPADRPVVLTRIA, from the coding sequence ATGATCCCGCAGGAAATCATTCGCCGCAAGCGCGACGGCATAGCCCTGTCCACCGAAGACATCCGCGCCTTTATCGAGGCCATGACTGCCGAACGCGTGTCGGAGGGACAGGTGGCGGCGCTCGCTATGGCCATTTATTTCCAGGGCATGAGCCGGGAGGAGACCATCGCACTCACCCTTGCCATGCGCGATAGCGGCGATGTGCTGTCTTGGCAGGATATAGGGCGGCCGATCTGCGACAAGCACTCCACCGGCGGCGTCGGTGACAATGTCTCGCTCATGCTGGCGCCCATCGTGGCCGCCTGCGGCCTTGCCGTTCCAATGATATCCGGCCGCGGTCTCGGCCATACCGGAGGCACGCTCGACAAGCTCTCCGCCATACCGGGCTATCAGATCATGCCGGGCGAAGACCTGTTCCGCCGAACCGTCCGCGAGGTCGGCTGCGCCATTATCGGCCAGACCGGCGATCTCGCACCGGCGGACAAACGTCTCTACGCTATTCGGGATGTCACGGCGACGGTCGAATCCATTCCGTTGATCACGGCCTCCATCCTGTCGAAGAAACTGGCGGCAGGCCTGGAGACGCTGGTTCTCGATGTGAAATTCGGCAATGGCGCCTTTATGCAGCGGCAGGCGGATGCGCAGGATCTGGCCACCTCCCTGGTGGAGGTGGCCAAGGGCGCCGGTCTGCGCACCTCGGCTCTCTTGACGGATATGAACGAGCCGCTGGCGGATGCCGCCGGCAATGCGCTGGAGGTTCAGCACTGCCTGGACCTTCTGCAGGGGAGGAAAGGCGGCACGCGCGCCGAATCCGCGACGCTGGCGCTGGCGGCCGAAATGCTGCTCCAGTCGGGTCTGGTCGATAGCATCGAAACGGGGCGGGAGAGGGCCCGCGATGCCTTGCTGTCCGGGCGTGCGCTGGAGGTGTTTTCGCGTATGGTCGAGGCGCTTGGCGGCCCGGCGGATTTTGTACGCAACGCGGCTGATTACCTGCCGCGCGCTCCTTACGTAACGGCGGTGGCTGCGCCGCAATCCGGCTACCTGCAGAGCTGCGACACCCGAGGCCTTGGCCTTGCGGTGGTGGAGCTTGGCGGCGGTCGCAGGCTGGCGAGCGACGATATCGATCCGCGTGTCGGCCTCGACCGGATCCTGCCGCTCGGAACGCGGGTGGAGAACGGCCAGCCGATCGCCTTTGTCCACGCCGCCGAAAGGCAAGCGGGGGAGCAGGTGGCAAAGCGCGTTGCCGCGCTGTACCAGATCGGCGACACGGCGCCGGCGGATCGTCCGGTCGTGCTGACGCGCATTGCCTGA
- a CDS encoding alpha/beta hydrolase, whose protein sequence is MTGTDYEIFIYSPDDAPPASGFPAIYVLDGNSDFITVAETVRRVSRRANATGIVPSIVVGIGYPNTNAYNIDRRYCDFTRGPADPSVHPDKASEACGGQAVFIRFLKDELLPHIQTWLGADPASRVLFGHSLAGYLVLDLLAQHPDLFNGYVSFSPSVWWDRLGLSRMLASAPSVTRSIRLYTAVGRWEQELAPWQAVEIFGDRYHEIRRIRRMIDNASEITSEVAKVFGLHAKVQFEVGDDEDHATILTASLCRALRFVGAGFTAERQT, encoded by the coding sequence GTGACCGGCACAGATTATGAGATCTTCATCTATAGTCCCGACGATGCGCCGCCTGCCTCAGGCTTTCCCGCAATCTACGTCCTCGATGGAAATTCGGACTTCATTACCGTTGCCGAGACCGTCCGGCGGGTGTCCCGGCGGGCGAATGCAACGGGGATTGTTCCGTCGATCGTCGTCGGCATCGGCTATCCCAATACCAACGCCTATAATATCGACCGCCGCTATTGCGACTTCACACGTGGTCCGGCTGATCCGAGCGTCCATCCTGACAAGGCGAGCGAAGCTTGCGGAGGCCAGGCGGTCTTTATCCGTTTCCTCAAAGATGAATTGCTGCCACATATTCAGACTTGGCTCGGCGCGGATCCGGCATCTCGCGTCCTTTTTGGCCATTCGCTTGCCGGATATCTCGTTCTGGATCTGCTGGCGCAGCATCCTGACCTCTTCAATGGCTATGTCAGTTTCAGTCCTTCGGTCTGGTGGGACAGGCTTGGCCTCTCCCGCATGCTGGCCTCTGCGCCATCCGTCACGCGGTCGATCCGGCTTTACACGGCGGTTGGACGCTGGGAGCAGGAACTGGCGCCTTGGCAGGCCGTTGAGATCTTTGGAGACCGATATCATGAGATCCGCAGGATCAGACGCATGATCGACAATGCAAGTGAGATAACAAGCGAAGTTGCCAAGGTTTTTGGGCTGCACGCAAAGGTGCAATTTGAAGTCGGCGATGATGAAGACCATGCGACGATTTTGACGGCGTCCCTATGCCGCGCGCTGCGCTTCGTCGGCGCAGGATTTACCGCTGAACGGCAAACGTAA
- a CDS encoding 2,3-dihydro-2,3-dihydroxybenzoate dehydrogenase, with translation MSEFQGKTAFLTGAAGGIGLAIVKTLLAEGAKVFATDVSVERLDELACDNLHICSLDVTRSADVDRVIDDIAAQCDGIDFGVCIAGVLVNAAVVDTSDAEWERAFAVNTTGVFHVARALARHMVSRCRGSIVTVSSNAAGIPRKTMAAYAASKAASTMFTRCLGLELAEYGIRCNIVAPGSTLTPMQTGMWSDASGGEQVIKGSLENYKTGIPLRKLATPEDVAHSVLFLLSDKAGHITMADIYVDGGAALHA, from the coding sequence ATGAGTGAATTCCAAGGCAAGACGGCGTTTCTGACGGGCGCCGCGGGCGGAATCGGCCTTGCCATCGTCAAGACGCTTCTAGCCGAGGGCGCGAAAGTTTTCGCGACTGACGTTTCGGTTGAGAGGCTCGATGAGCTTGCCTGCGACAATCTTCATATTTGCTCACTCGATGTAACGAGAAGCGCTGATGTTGACCGCGTCATCGATGACATCGCAGCGCAATGCGACGGCATCGACTTTGGTGTCTGTATTGCGGGCGTTCTTGTCAATGCCGCGGTGGTGGACACAAGCGATGCGGAATGGGAGCGTGCCTTTGCCGTTAACACAACAGGCGTCTTTCATGTGGCGCGCGCGTTGGCGCGCCACATGGTGTCGCGCTGTAGAGGTAGCATCGTGACAGTGAGTTCCAACGCTGCGGGCATCCCGCGCAAGACGATGGCAGCTTACGCCGCTTCGAAAGCAGCATCGACTATGTTCACCCGCTGTCTCGGCCTGGAGCTGGCTGAATATGGCATTCGCTGCAACATCGTTGCACCCGGCTCAACACTAACCCCCATGCAGACAGGCATGTGGAGTGATGCCAGCGGTGGGGAGCAGGTGATCAAAGGCTCCCTCGAGAACTATAAGACAGGCATACCTCTACGCAAACTTGCGACTCCAGAGGATGTCGCTCATTCGGTCCTCTTCCTGCTGTCGGATAAGGCAGGGCACATCACCATGGCGGACATATACGTCGATGGAGGCGCGGCACTTCATGCTTGA
- a CDS encoding ABC transporter permease — MSTASVPLPNWITYGLIPLLNLLVAFFISGLVVWWIGENPLQALRLLIEGSLGRGDAIGFTLFYTTSFIFTGLSVAVAFHAGLFNIGSEGQAYLGGLGAALVALTLDRYVPWYVTMPFAVIGAAFFGAAWAFIPAWLQAKRGSHIVITTIMFNFIGAALMVYLLVNVLIVPGKMAPETRTFLPGGQLPKLDWLMALFGLKLGPAPFNVSFLIALIMAFLVWALIWRTKLGYEMRTLGISPSAAVYAGIPYARTVIIAMLISGGLAGMMALNPVMGASARLQVEFVGGAGFVGIAVSLMGRSHPLGIVLAAFLFGILYQGGADLSFEMPNITREMIVVIQGLVILFAGALEYMFRPAMVLLYQRFKRA; from the coding sequence ATGAGCACCGCTTCCGTTCCACTTCCGAACTGGATCACCTACGGCCTGATACCGCTTCTCAACCTGCTCGTTGCCTTTTTCATTTCCGGGCTTGTCGTGTGGTGGATCGGCGAAAACCCGCTCCAGGCCCTGAGGCTACTCATAGAAGGCTCGCTCGGCCGCGGCGATGCGATCGGCTTCACGCTGTTCTATACAACGAGCTTCATCTTCACCGGCCTTTCGGTTGCCGTCGCCTTCCATGCCGGTCTGTTCAATATCGGCTCCGAGGGTCAGGCCTATCTCGGCGGTCTCGGCGCGGCGCTGGTGGCGCTCACGCTCGATCGCTACGTGCCGTGGTATGTGACCATGCCCTTTGCGGTCATCGGCGCGGCCTTTTTCGGCGCCGCCTGGGCCTTTATCCCGGCCTGGCTGCAGGCCAAGCGCGGCAGCCACATCGTCATCACCACCATCATGTTCAATTTCATCGGCGCGGCGCTGATGGTCTATCTCCTGGTGAATGTGCTGATCGTGCCCGGCAAGATGGCGCCGGAAACGCGGACCTTCCTGCCCGGCGGCCAATTGCCGAAGCTCGACTGGCTGATGGCTCTCTTCGGCCTGAAGCTCGGACCCGCGCCTTTCAACGTTTCCTTCCTGATCGCGCTGATCATGGCCTTCCTCGTCTGGGCGCTGATCTGGCGCACCAAGCTCGGCTACGAAATGCGCACGCTCGGCATCAGCCCGTCCGCCGCCGTCTATGCTGGCATTCCCTATGCCCGGACCGTCATCATCGCCATGCTGATCTCCGGCGGCCTTGCCGGCATGATGGCGCTGAACCCGGTAATGGGCGCCTCAGCCCGCCTGCAGGTGGAATTTGTCGGCGGCGCAGGCTTTGTCGGCATCGCCGTGTCGCTGATGGGCCGCAGCCACCCGCTGGGCATCGTACTGGCGGCCTTCCTCTTCGGCATCCTCTACCAGGGCGGGGCCGACCTGTCCTTCGAGATGCCGAACATCACGCGCGAAATGATCGTGGTGATCCAGGGCCTGGTGATCCTGTTTGCCGGGGCGCTCGAATATATGTTCCGTCCTGCTATGGTGCTCCTGTACCAGCGCTTCAAACGGGCGTGA
- the deoC gene encoding deoxyribose-phosphate aldolase: MELKNPREVATLALSLLDLTNLRDDCDAQAIAALCERARTPFGTTAAICIWPRFVAQARGLLGAANAIRIATVVNFPSGDLSLAAVVQETEQAVADGADEIDLVMPYKAFLAGDEAAVSTMVSAVRAACPDACLKVILETGEIKDSGTVRRASELAIAAGADFIKTSTGKVAVNATLEAADIMLRVIRDSRKKVGFKPAGGISTVSEAELYLRLAETIMGPDWLMPSTFRFGASSLLDDIVAVISGTTPSRASTGY; the protein is encoded by the coding sequence ATGGAACTGAAAAATCCGCGGGAAGTGGCGACGCTTGCCCTGTCTCTTCTGGATCTGACGAACCTGCGCGATGATTGTGACGCCCAGGCCATTGCCGCGCTCTGCGAGCGGGCGCGGACCCCGTTCGGAACAACGGCTGCCATCTGCATCTGGCCGCGTTTCGTGGCGCAGGCACGTGGCCTGCTCGGTGCGGCGAATGCGATTCGCATCGCGACCGTCGTCAATTTCCCCTCGGGCGATTTGTCTTTGGCAGCAGTGGTGCAGGAGACGGAGCAGGCTGTCGCGGACGGCGCGGACGAGATCGATCTGGTCATGCCCTACAAGGCCTTCCTGGCGGGTGACGAGGCGGCTGTCTCGACCATGGTCTCTGCCGTACGCGCCGCGTGCCCCGATGCCTGCCTGAAGGTCATTCTGGAAACCGGCGAGATCAAGGATAGCGGGACGGTGCGCCGGGCGTCCGAGCTTGCCATCGCTGCCGGCGCCGACTTCATCAAAACATCGACCGGCAAGGTCGCCGTCAATGCCACACTGGAGGCGGCAGACATCATGCTGCGCGTGATCCGTGACAGCCGCAAGAAGGTCGGCTTCAAGCCTGCCGGCGGCATTTCGACGGTTTCGGAGGCGGAGCTTTATCTGCGCCTTGCCGAAACCATCATGGGCCCGGATTGGCTGATGCCGTCCACCTTCCGGTTCGGCGCCTCCAGCCTGTTGGATGATATCGTGGCCGTAATCAGCGGCACCACCCCGTCCAGAGCCTCGACAGGATACTGA
- the msrA gene encoding peptide-methionine (S)-S-oxide reductase MsrA, which yields MFLIDMFNKKTVMPTADAALPGRSEPLPTAEHHFVNGRPLKGPYPDHLHVAYFGMGCFWGAERLFWTIAGVWVTAVGYQGGLTPNPTYNETTTGMTGHAEVVKVVFDPSIVSYETLLKTFFEQHDPTQGMRQGNDVGTTYRSTLYTTTPDQLEKAKAARDAFQKALDAAGRKARITTDIEPAAEFYYAEDYHQQYLAKNPGGYCGLRGTGVSCPIGS from the coding sequence ATGTTTTTGATCGACATGTTCAACAAGAAGACCGTCATGCCGACCGCGGATGCGGCTTTGCCGGGGCGCTCGGAACCGCTTCCCACGGCGGAGCATCATTTCGTCAATGGCCGACCGCTGAAGGGACCTTATCCGGATCATCTTCACGTCGCCTATTTCGGCATGGGATGTTTCTGGGGCGCGGAACGGCTCTTCTGGACTATTGCGGGTGTCTGGGTCACCGCCGTCGGCTACCAGGGCGGATTGACGCCCAACCCCACCTATAACGAGACGACGACCGGCATGACCGGCCATGCGGAAGTGGTGAAGGTGGTGTTCGATCCGTCGATCGTCAGCTACGAGACGCTGTTGAAGACCTTCTTCGAGCAGCATGATCCGACGCAGGGCATGCGCCAGGGCAATGATGTGGGGACCACCTATCGCTCCACCCTCTATACGACGACGCCCGATCAGCTGGAAAAGGCAAAGGCCGCACGCGATGCCTTCCAGAAGGCACTGGATGCCGCCGGCCGCAAGGCGCGCATCACCACAGATATCGAACCTGCCGCGGAATTCTATTACGCGGAAGATTATCATCAGCAGTATCTGGCAAAGAATCCCGGCGGCTATTGCGGCCTGCGCGGCACCGGCGTGAGCTGCCCGATCGGAAGCTGA
- a CDS encoding ABC transporter permease has translation MDLFDIIVSILGSTIRLSIPLLFTALAGLFTERAGIFDIGLEGKMLSAAFASACVAYVTGDAWLGLLGGIAVSILFSLIHGFASITNRGNQIVSGVALNFVAAGLTVVLGQAWFGQGGRTPQISGEARFSPITLPFADAVRDVPVLGPLYANVISGNNILTYLAFAAVPITWWVLFRTRFGLRLRAVGENPGAVDTAGISVTWLRYRAVIVAGFLCGFAGAYLAIAQSAAFIKDMSAGKGYIALAALIFAKWKPVPVMYACLLFGFLDAFANFMQGKAVPGIGEVPVQIFQALPYILTCVLLAGFIGVARPPKAGGVPYTKER, from the coding sequence ATGGACCTTTTCGACATTATCGTCAGCATCCTCGGCTCCACCATCCGGCTTTCCATTCCGCTGCTGTTCACCGCGCTGGCAGGCCTCTTCACGGAGCGGGCCGGCATTTTCGACATAGGCCTGGAAGGCAAGATGCTGTCGGCAGCCTTCGCGTCCGCCTGCGTCGCCTATGTGACGGGCGATGCCTGGCTCGGCCTGCTGGGCGGCATCGCGGTCTCCATTCTGTTCTCGCTGATCCACGGCTTTGCCTCGATCACCAATCGCGGCAACCAGATCGTCTCAGGCGTCGCGCTGAATTTCGTCGCGGCCGGTCTGACCGTGGTTCTGGGACAGGCCTGGTTCGGACAGGGTGGCAGAACCCCGCAGATTTCCGGAGAGGCCCGCTTCTCGCCGATCACGCTGCCCTTCGCCGATGCCGTGCGGGATGTCCCCGTTCTCGGGCCACTCTATGCCAATGTGATCTCGGGCAATAATATTCTCACCTACCTGGCCTTCGCCGCGGTTCCCATCACCTGGTGGGTTCTGTTCCGCACCCGCTTCGGTCTTCGCCTGCGCGCCGTCGGCGAAAACCCCGGTGCCGTGGATACGGCCGGCATTTCGGTCACCTGGCTGCGATACCGCGCGGTGATCGTGGCCGGCTTCCTGTGTGGCTTCGCCGGCGCCTATCTGGCCATTGCCCAGTCGGCGGCCTTCATCAAGGATATGTCTGCGGGGAAGGGCTATATCGCGCTCGCCGCCCTGATCTTTGCAAAGTGGAAGCCCGTCCCGGTCATGTATGCCTGCCTGCTCTTCGGCTTCCTGGATGCCTTTGCGAATTTCATGCAGGGCAAGGCGGTTCCGGGCATAGGCGAGGTGCCCGTGCAGATCTTCCAGGCTCTGCCCTATATCCTGACCTGCGTCCTTCTGGCGGGTTTCATCGGAGTTGCGCGACCGCCCAAGGCCGGCGGCGTGCCCTATACCAAGGAGCGATAG
- a CDS encoding ABC transporter ATP-binding protein codes for MSQHPAIELVGIDKSFGAVHANKNINLTIHKGTIHGIIGENGAGKSTLMSILYGFYQADRGEIRVDGSPLAIRDSQAAIAAGIGMVHQHFMLVENFTVLENIMLGAEGGQMLSKGVAEARIELKRLETEYGLDVDPDAVIEELPVGRQQRVEILKALYRRADILILDEPTGVLTPAEADHLFKVLRVLRDQGKTVILITHKLREIMAITDEVSVMRRGEMVATRRTADTSVEELAELMVGRRVLLRVEKGEANPGKVLLSVQNLTVKDARGVTMVDNVSFEVREGEIVGIAGVAGNGQSELLEAIAGIRKPASGRIMIDGKPIEGADPARLRELGLAHIPEDRHHMGLVLKFEEYENAVLGYHRDPRYGKGSLLDLKAIQADAEEKIQKYDIRPPNPRLKTANFSGGNQQKIVVAREIERDPKVLIIGQPTRGVDIGAIEFIHRRIVDMRDAKKAVLLISVELDEIRSLSDRILVMFAGRVVGEKAPDTAEQTLGLMMAGIAA; via the coding sequence GTGAGCCAGCATCCCGCTATCGAACTGGTGGGCATCGACAAAAGCTTCGGTGCCGTTCACGCCAACAAGAATATCAATCTCACGATCCACAAGGGTACGATCCACGGCATCATCGGCGAGAACGGGGCCGGGAAATCCACCCTGATGTCTATCCTCTACGGTTTCTACCAGGCCGACCGCGGCGAGATCCGCGTCGATGGCAGCCCGCTTGCCATCCGCGACAGCCAGGCGGCCATTGCCGCCGGTATCGGCATGGTTCATCAGCACTTCATGCTGGTGGAGAATTTTACGGTTCTGGAAAACATCATGCTCGGCGCCGAAGGCGGCCAGATGCTGTCGAAAGGCGTCGCCGAGGCCCGGATCGAATTGAAACGGCTGGAGACGGAATATGGGCTGGATGTCGATCCCGACGCGGTGATCGAGGAACTGCCCGTTGGCCGCCAGCAAAGGGTCGAGATTTTGAAGGCGCTCTATCGCAGGGCCGACATCCTCATTCTGGACGAGCCGACCGGTGTGCTGACCCCGGCGGAAGCGGACCATCTGTTCAAGGTGCTGCGGGTTCTGCGCGACCAGGGCAAGACGGTCATCCTCATCACCCACAAATTGCGGGAAATCATGGCAATCACCGATGAGGTCTCCGTCATGCGCCGCGGCGAGATGGTGGCAACCCGCAGGACCGCCGATACCAGTGTCGAGGAACTGGCCGAACTGATGGTCGGGCGGCGGGTACTGCTGCGGGTCGAAAAGGGCGAGGCCAATCCGGGTAAGGTCCTGCTTTCGGTGCAGAATCTGACGGTCAAGGATGCACGCGGCGTGACCATGGTCGACAATGTCTCCTTCGAGGTTCGCGAGGGCGAGATCGTCGGCATTGCCGGCGTGGCCGGCAACGGCCAGTCGGAATTGCTGGAGGCAATTGCCGGCATTCGCAAGCCGGCCTCCGGCCGGATCATGATCGATGGCAAGCCGATCGAAGGCGCCGATCCTGCGCGCCTGCGGGAACTCGGCCTTGCCCATATCCCGGAAGACCGCCACCATATGGGGCTGGTGCTGAAATTCGAAGAATATGAGAATGCGGTTCTCGGCTATCACCGCGATCCGCGCTACGGCAAGGGGAGTCTGCTCGACCTCAAGGCGATCCAGGCGGATGCCGAGGAAAAGATCCAGAAATACGATATCCGCCCGCCCAATCCGCGTTTGAAGACCGCCAATTTTTCCGGCGGCAATCAGCAGAAGATCGTCGTTGCGCGCGAGATCGAGCGCGATCCCAAAGTGCTGATCATCGGCCAGCCGACGCGCGGCGTGGATATCGGGGCGATCGAATTCATTCACCGGCGCATTGTCGACATGCGGGATGCCAAGAAGGCCGTCCTGCTGATCTCCGTCGAACTGGATGAAATCCGTTCGCTGTCCGATCGCATCCTGGTGATGTTTGCCGGGCGCGTCGTCGGCGAAAAGGCCCCCGACACGGCCGAGCAGACGCTGGGCCTGATGATGGCAGGCATCGCCGCATGA